A single window of Magnetococcus marinus MC-1 DNA harbors:
- a CDS encoding dimethyl sulfoxide reductase anchor subunit family protein produces MKPAYSVVFLTTLIGAGQGLVTSVVTTQTFAKASGIDVAASGYYGLASIAALGLLLLGLFASLFHLSHPGRGWRAIARWRTSWLSKEVMLLPVVMGLVFVYAALHFLKLDFVANLGFAQVECSLLIGWLTVAAAMLLFVATGMIYASVRFFQEWHTPLTVFNFILMGLSSGFVAGVAYSYTTGNAKIISLNVTLAILFTSLAMVTRVWTIVRNANLGPQATLRNAIGYHHPNIQQKSMGFMAGSFNTKEFFHGKHPLVLMLVKWLAVTIAFPCTLMFLAIGATMNLHDMVLFTFAFQMVGLFMERWYFLADATHIQNIYYQKVG; encoded by the coding sequence ATGAAACCGGCATATTCCGTCGTATTTCTTACCACCCTCATCGGTGCCGGCCAAGGCTTGGTCACCTCGGTGGTTACGACTCAAACTTTTGCTAAAGCCAGCGGCATTGATGTTGCCGCCAGCGGTTACTACGGTCTAGCCTCAATTGCAGCTTTAGGTCTCTTGTTGCTGGGTCTGTTTGCTTCGCTGTTTCATTTAAGCCACCCAGGTCGGGGTTGGCGGGCCATTGCTCGCTGGCGCACTTCGTGGCTCTCTAAAGAGGTCATGTTGTTGCCCGTGGTAATGGGTCTGGTGTTTGTCTATGCGGCACTGCACTTTCTTAAACTGGATTTTGTCGCCAACCTTGGCTTCGCCCAAGTGGAGTGTTCCTTGCTCATTGGCTGGCTGACGGTTGCGGCGGCGATGCTGCTGTTTGTCGCCACGGGCATGATCTACGCTTCGGTGCGTTTTTTCCAGGAATGGCACACCCCTCTGACCGTGTTCAACTTTATCCTTATGGGGCTCTCTTCTGGCTTTGTGGCGGGGGTGGCCTACAGCTACACTACCGGTAATGCCAAGATTATTAGTCTTAATGTCACGTTGGCCATTCTGTTTACTTCCCTCGCCATGGTGACACGGGTTTGGACCATTGTACGTAATGCCAATTTGGGGCCTCAAGCGACCTTGCGTAACGCCATTGGTTACCATCACCCCAACATTCAGCAGAAATCCATGGGCTTTATGGCTGGCTCTTTCAACACCAAGGAGTTTTTCCATGGCAAACATCCGTTGGTGTTGATGTTGGTAAAATGGTTGGCTGTGACCATAGCCTTTCCCTGTACGCTGATGTTTTTGGCCATTGGGGCGACCATGAATCTTCACGACATGGTGCTGTTTACCTTCGCTTTCCAAATGGTTGGTCTCTTTATGGAGCGTTGGTATTTCTTGGCCGATGCAACCCATATCCAGAATATCTATTACCAAAAGGTTGGTTAA
- a CDS encoding 4Fe-4S dicluster domain-containing protein: MTQLALVIDLNICVGCHACVTSCKSWNTSGWAGPLTDVNPYGEDPHGTFFNRVQTFEAGTFPDTETIHFPKSCLHCEDAPCVPVCPTEASYKREEDGIVLVDYDKCIGCKYCSWNCPYGMREFDPGEKVMKKCTLCVDRIYDVKLPEAERKPTCVMACPAGARVFGDIHDPASKASQQIRENGGFQLMPELGTQPANHYLPRRRNHAHFNEADVTRLDNPMAEEKSSL, translated from the coding sequence ATGACCCAACTGGCTCTAGTGATCGATCTTAATATCTGTGTAGGATGTCACGCCTGTGTAACCAGCTGTAAAAGTTGGAACACCTCTGGCTGGGCTGGCCCTCTGACAGACGTTAACCCTTATGGTGAAGATCCCCATGGGACCTTTTTCAACCGGGTGCAGACGTTTGAGGCTGGCACATTCCCGGATACGGAGACCATTCACTTCCCTAAAAGCTGTCTCCACTGCGAAGATGCGCCTTGCGTACCGGTCTGCCCCACTGAGGCCAGTTATAAACGCGAAGAGGATGGCATCGTCCTGGTGGACTATGACAAGTGTATTGGTTGTAAATATTGCTCCTGGAACTGCCCCTACGGTATGCGGGAGTTTGATCCTGGTGAGAAGGTGATGAAAAAATGCACCCTCTGCGTGGATCGTATCTACGATGTCAAACTGCCGGAAGCAGAACGTAAGCCAACCTGTGTGATGGCCTGTCCTGCCGGTGCCCGCGTGTTTGGGGATATTCACGATCCCGCATCCAAGGCATCCCAGCAGATTCGTGAAAATGGCGGCTTCCAGCTCATGCCTGAATTGGGTACCCAACCGGCTAACCACTATCTGCCCCGTCGTCGCAACCATGCGCACTTTAACGAGGCCGATGTGACCCGCTTGGATAACCCGATGGCTGAAGAGAAGTCATCCCTCTGA
- a CDS encoding molybdopterin oxidoreductase family protein, whose translation MQDPTKISDRDNGKVEIKHTTCYMCACRCGVRITLRDGEIRHIQGNPEHPLNKGVICAKGSSGVMKQLSPARLLNPLKRKEGSERGNPEFEVISWDEAFDLMEKRLGAIRSTDPKKFAMFTGRDQMQALTGMFAKNFGTPNFAAHGGFCSVNMATGMIYTMGGSFWEFGGPDLERAKLFVMIGTAEDHHSNPLKREIGHFKSHGGRMISVNPVRTGYSAVADQWIGIKPGTDAALFMAIINILIKEGLYDKEFLREFSNAAELVILDEGPEQGMLLRSGAEKPAGCFDPEDRMWYDRNSKKIVPMRTEGANPAFLGEYTTEDGKKVKPSFQLLMEQAESCTPEWAAEITGIPAETIRNLAIEMGVVARDERFELPIAWTDAWGRKHEKVTGVPVAFHAMRGLAAHSNGFQTIRGLAIIMSLLGTIDRPGGFRHRAPFPRPVPPGPKNCTTPEEVQPNTPLPHAPVGWPANPEELFLTAEGGPVRIDKAFSWEHPLSAHGLMQNVITNAWRGDPYTIDTLFLFMANMAWNSSMHTSDVRQMLTDKDSNGQYKIPFLIVADAYHSETVAFADLVLPDTTYLERYDVMSMLDRPISEFEGPVDACRVPIMPRKGDSKPFQDVLIELGSRLKFPAFTHADGSRKFEDYKDFITNFELVPGIGFLSGWRGKDGDKVMRGEPNPDQWKRYEENGCYHFNKLPESMHFMRNWNREYLDWAKENNLMGFSDPINIHLYSEILQTFRLAAQGKRPGRQPPDHLRSRVEKYFDPLPFYHPPLEDLLVDTKTYPYNALTQRPMAMYHSWDSQNAWLRQIHTYNYLYMSPQVGRDNGFDDGDWVDVESMHGKIRCMARFTEAVEPGTVWTWNAIGKSAGAWGLSKDAYESKRGFLLNHVISEELPAHEAGEHVSNSDPVTGQAAWFDVRVKITKAEDCEPVSQPQFTPMKAYPGMTLIFDKLRGYMAGKASKR comes from the coding sequence ATGCAAGACCCCACGAAGATAAGTGATCGTGACAATGGCAAGGTGGAGATTAAGCATACCACCTGCTATATGTGTGCCTGCCGTTGCGGAGTACGTATTACTTTGCGCGATGGTGAAATACGTCACATTCAGGGCAACCCCGAACACCCTCTAAATAAGGGGGTCATTTGTGCCAAGGGCTCATCCGGTGTGATGAAGCAGCTCTCACCGGCGCGTCTGCTCAACCCCCTCAAACGTAAAGAGGGCAGCGAGCGCGGTAATCCAGAGTTTGAAGTCATTAGCTGGGATGAGGCTTTTGACCTCATGGAGAAGCGGCTGGGTGCCATCCGCTCCACCGACCCCAAAAAATTCGCTATGTTCACCGGTCGTGATCAGATGCAGGCCCTAACAGGCATGTTTGCGAAAAATTTTGGTACGCCCAACTTTGCCGCCCATGGGGGCTTTTGCTCCGTAAACATGGCCACCGGCATGATCTATACCATGGGCGGCTCCTTCTGGGAGTTCGGTGGTCCAGATCTGGAGCGTGCCAAATTGTTTGTGATGATCGGCACCGCCGAAGATCACCACTCCAACCCGCTTAAGCGTGAAATTGGCCACTTTAAGAGCCATGGTGGCCGGATGATTTCGGTCAACCCGGTGCGTACAGGCTATTCAGCGGTAGCGGATCAGTGGATTGGCATCAAACCGGGTACCGATGCAGCGCTGTTTATGGCGATCATCAACATTTTGATCAAGGAGGGGCTCTACGATAAAGAGTTCCTGCGTGAATTCAGCAATGCTGCTGAATTGGTCATTTTGGATGAGGGTCCCGAACAGGGCATGCTGCTGCGCAGTGGTGCTGAGAAACCTGCGGGTTGTTTTGATCCCGAAGATCGCATGTGGTATGACCGCAATAGCAAAAAAATTGTGCCTATGCGTACGGAAGGAGCCAACCCTGCCTTCTTGGGTGAGTACACCACCGAAGATGGTAAAAAGGTTAAACCTTCGTTCCAATTGCTCATGGAACAAGCGGAAAGTTGCACCCCCGAGTGGGCTGCGGAGATCACCGGTATTCCGGCTGAAACCATCCGTAATCTCGCTATTGAGATGGGTGTCGTCGCCCGTGATGAGCGTTTTGAACTGCCCATCGCTTGGACCGACGCCTGGGGCCGCAAGCATGAAAAGGTAACCGGTGTGCCGGTGGCCTTCCACGCCATGCGTGGTTTGGCGGCGCACTCCAACGGTTTTCAGACCATTCGTGGTCTGGCGATCATCATGTCCCTGTTGGGCACCATTGATCGTCCTGGCGGTTTCCGCCACCGTGCGCCGTTCCCTCGTCCCGTACCCCCAGGGCCGAAAAACTGCACCACACCGGAAGAGGTCCAACCCAACACCCCTCTGCCCCATGCACCTGTGGGTTGGCCTGCCAATCCTGAGGAGCTGTTCCTTACTGCGGAGGGGGGACCGGTCCGTATCGACAAGGCGTTCTCTTGGGAGCATCCGCTGTCAGCCCATGGTTTGATGCAAAATGTGATCACCAACGCTTGGCGTGGCGATCCCTACACCATTGATACCCTATTCCTGTTTATGGCCAACATGGCTTGGAACAGCTCCATGCACACCAGTGATGTACGGCAGATGCTTACCGATAAGGATAGCAACGGTCAGTATAAGATTCCGTTCCTTATTGTGGCAGACGCTTATCATTCTGAGACGGTGGCCTTCGCCGATCTGGTGCTGCCCGACACCACCTATCTTGAGCGCTACGATGTGATGTCCATGTTGGACCGTCCCATCTCCGAGTTTGAGGGTCCGGTGGATGCCTGTCGTGTCCCGATCATGCCCCGCAAGGGTGACAGCAAGCCGTTCCAGGATGTGCTCATTGAATTGGGTTCGCGCCTTAAATTCCCAGCGTTTACCCATGCGGATGGCAGCCGTAAGTTTGAAGACTACAAAGATTTCATCACCAATTTTGAGCTGGTCCCTGGTATCGGTTTCCTTTCCGGATGGCGCGGTAAGGATGGCGATAAGGTGATGCGGGGAGAACCCAACCCCGATCAGTGGAAGCGCTATGAAGAGAATGGCTGCTACCACTTTAATAAACTGCCTGAATCCATGCACTTTATGCGCAACTGGAACCGGGAGTATCTGGATTGGGCCAAAGAGAATAATTTGATGGGCTTCAGTGATCCTATCAATATTCATCTCTATTCGGAAATCTTGCAGACCTTCCGTCTGGCCGCTCAAGGCAAGCGCCCTGGTCGTCAACCACCGGATCATCTGCGCAGCCGGGTCGAGAAATATTTTGACCCCCTGCCTTTCTATCACCCGCCGCTTGAGGATCTGTTGGTGGATACCAAAACGTATCCCTACAACGCTCTGACCCAGCGGCCCATGGCCATGTACCACTCCTGGGATTCCCAGAACGCATGGCTGCGGCAGATCCATACCTACAACTATCTCTATATGAGCCCCCAGGTTGGTCGGGATAATGGCTTTGACGATGGAGATTGGGTGGATGTTGAGTCCATGCATGGCAAAATCCGCTGCATGGCGCGTTTCACCGAAGCGGTTGAACCCGGGACTGTGTGGACATGGAATGCCATTGGTAAGAGTGCCGGTGCATGGGGCCTCTCTAAGGATGCCTATGAATCCAAACGGGGTTTCCTGCTTAACCATGTGATTTCCGAAGAGCTGCCAGCCCACGAAGCGGGTGAGCATGTCTCCAACTCGGACCCGGTAACTGGTCAGGCTGCATGGTTTGACGTGCGGGTTAAGATCACCAAGGCTGAGGATTGCGAGCCGGTCTCTCAACCCCAGTTTACCCCTATGAAGGCCTATCCCGGCATGACCCTCATCTTTGATAAGTTGCGTGGGTATATGGCGGGCAAAGCTTCTAAGCGGTAA
- a CDS encoding tetratricopeptide repeat protein, which yields MAESNKDCYPALEQALRCMAAGDLRRLAVLVEPLLQAPPEDAYFLGHLAVILRRLKKTEPALALLRKVTQQWPESYIWHFNLGNAAKEAGRLDEAEMAYRAALHRQPQLEGARFNLAQLLMGRQCHRDALQMLEPLTHHSEQPAAVWAAVAGCYEGLQEWLLGLEAAERALSMASNRVRYQHLKVSLLMRLARHQEAWPLLLQGLAYDALSTSQWITLFRSLRKPGLKAQLFEWMVQHPPRGQDPWLVYVNALQLDGAYQAALDLCVQAEQAQQISPQLWDARGVAWQAVGAWQEAMRAFEISLEQDASRAAVHSNFGMLCHILGKDVEAEQAFRHAIGLQPDLAMAYANLGLALTRQYRLAEAAVACRQALQLNPKLSQGFFNLGPVLIKQGRAAEGTDAMAQGLTLNPSAYSSFSSYLFGLNYLDIDPYTLFNHHQRFGAQLRKQYVPRRHWPNQKNPERAIRVGWVSADLQHHPMGLMLLPLLKQLKGVRMEHFLYDGTLKHDAISQEIVALADHTVAIRHLSHEALAERIQADRVDLLLDLGGHTADNRLPMFALKPAPVQLSWAGYVNSSGLGCMDGVILDCYTAPAGLERFYSEPILRLPHALYCYEPCQPHPPVASLPARKNGYITYGCFNNLAKLSPRTLRLWGEILKRLPNSRLALKSASVCDAETREALVKQLAALGVSAQRLIFIQPSDYGRYLEDYQFVDIALDPLPFNGGITTLQGLWQGVPIVTRWGLGQRDRVGGSILTDLDLVSWIADSDQAYIECAVAKAADLDALERLRMALPSRLKSSHVGSALRFAPAFSELLRQAWRRWCA from the coding sequence ATGGCTGAGTCAAATAAAGATTGCTATCCAGCGCTTGAGCAAGCACTACGTTGCATGGCTGCGGGTGATTTGCGGCGCTTAGCCGTGTTGGTGGAACCGTTATTACAAGCCCCTCCCGAGGATGCCTATTTTCTGGGCCATTTGGCGGTTATCTTGCGGCGCTTAAAAAAAACAGAGCCTGCACTGGCGCTGTTGCGAAAAGTGACCCAACAATGGCCCGAATCCTATATCTGGCACTTTAATCTTGGCAATGCGGCTAAGGAGGCTGGCCGCTTGGATGAAGCTGAAATGGCCTATCGTGCCGCCTTGCACCGGCAACCTCAACTTGAAGGTGCTCGGTTTAACCTTGCCCAGTTGTTGATGGGTCGGCAATGCCACCGTGATGCTTTGCAGATGCTGGAGCCCTTAACCCACCACAGCGAGCAGCCCGCCGCCGTTTGGGCGGCAGTGGCGGGCTGTTATGAGGGCTTACAGGAGTGGCTGTTAGGGTTAGAAGCTGCGGAGCGAGCCTTGAGCATGGCTTCCAATCGGGTACGCTATCAACACCTTAAAGTGTCGTTATTGATGCGACTTGCACGGCATCAAGAAGCTTGGCCCTTGCTGCTACAAGGGCTTGCCTACGATGCCTTATCGACCAGCCAGTGGATTACACTCTTTCGTTCACTGCGTAAACCCGGCCTCAAGGCGCAGCTTTTTGAGTGGATGGTGCAACACCCGCCACGGGGTCAAGATCCTTGGCTGGTTTATGTCAACGCCCTGCAACTGGATGGGGCGTATCAGGCTGCGCTGGATCTCTGTGTGCAGGCCGAGCAGGCTCAGCAAATTTCCCCGCAACTGTGGGATGCCCGGGGTGTGGCTTGGCAGGCTGTGGGGGCTTGGCAAGAGGCGATGCGTGCCTTTGAGATCAGTCTGGAGCAGGATGCTTCACGGGCTGCGGTACACTCTAATTTTGGTATGCTGTGCCATATTTTGGGTAAAGATGTTGAGGCGGAGCAAGCCTTTCGTCACGCCATTGGCTTGCAGCCTGATTTGGCTATGGCCTATGCCAATCTCGGCTTGGCGCTAACGCGTCAATACCGGCTGGCAGAGGCTGCTGTGGCTTGTCGGCAGGCACTGCAACTTAACCCAAAACTTAGCCAAGGTTTTTTTAATCTTGGTCCCGTGCTGATCAAGCAAGGCCGCGCCGCAGAAGGTACCGATGCCATGGCCCAGGGCTTGACGCTTAACCCCTCGGCCTATAGCTCCTTTTCCAGCTATCTGTTTGGATTAAACTATCTGGACATAGATCCATATACACTATTTAACCATCACCAGCGCTTTGGCGCTCAGCTTCGCAAACAGTACGTACCACGACGGCATTGGCCTAACCAAAAAAATCCTGAACGGGCGATCCGTGTGGGATGGGTGTCGGCAGATCTACAGCACCATCCTATGGGGTTGATGCTGTTGCCTTTGCTTAAACAACTCAAAGGGGTGCGTATGGAGCATTTTCTCTACGATGGCACCCTAAAACACGATGCTATTTCTCAAGAGATCGTGGCGTTAGCCGATCACACGGTAGCGATCCGTCACCTTAGCCATGAGGCTTTGGCCGAACGTATTCAGGCAGATCGTGTGGATCTGTTGTTGGATCTTGGTGGACACACGGCAGATAACCGGTTGCCCATGTTTGCCCTTAAACCCGCGCCTGTACAGTTAAGCTGGGCCGGTTATGTCAATAGCAGTGGTCTGGGCTGCATGGATGGGGTGATCTTGGATTGTTACACCGCACCAGCAGGATTGGAGCGTTTTTATAGCGAACCCATTTTGCGCCTGCCACATGCCCTCTATTGTTATGAGCCCTGCCAGCCACACCCGCCGGTTGCCTCTTTACCCGCGCGTAAAAATGGCTATATAACGTATGGCTGTTTTAATAATTTGGCCAAACTTTCCCCCCGCACCCTAAGATTGTGGGGGGAAATTTTAAAACGGCTGCCCAACAGTCGGTTGGCGCTCAAATCAGCCTCTGTTTGTGATGCAGAGACCCGCGAGGCTTTGGTTAAACAGCTGGCGGCCCTAGGGGTTAGCGCCCAGCGGCTTATTTTTATCCAACCTTCGGACTATGGGCGCTATCTGGAAGATTATCAATTTGTGGATATTGCACTGGATCCTTTGCCGTTTAATGGGGGCATTACAACCTTGCAAGGTTTATGGCAAGGGGTGCCCATCGTAACCCGTTGGGGGCTGGGGCAGCGCGATCGGGTCGGCGGCAGTATCCTGACTGACCTGGATTTGGTGTCATGGATCGCCGACAGTGACCAAGCCTATATTGAGTGCGCCGTCGCCAAAGCGGCTGATCTGGATGCCCTGGAAAGGTTGCGTATGGCACTACCGTCGCGCTTAAAGAGCAGCCATGTGGGCAGCGCTTTGCGTTTTGCGCCGGCTTTTTCAGAGCTGTTGCGCCAGGCTTGGCGTCGATGGTGCGCTTGA
- a CDS encoding cyclic nucleotide-binding domain-containing protein, translating to MIKRVFLDKLPFFRGFTSEEKESISQLNGARFLKFQKGDPIVNEDDEGDSFFIILKGTLAVYKRGIGDAVATLKAGNLFGEIAFLSPRKRTTSVVCNDDVFLIEFHRSMLKDLPFDVRDKIKDKLIMILIKHLDDLRIVMEKNAGGPTKISHENPFEKARERQAAGMNRVIYEGKDGMVITHLGGLKAKIVKGDNVKEVEMVKLSEKLPSNMMRALETKGLDPSEYYAGEGYLIPKAASRAWHQAMTAGAVQLREQQQQIDHFQNIDNLYS from the coding sequence ATGATCAAGCGGGTGTTTTTGGACAAGCTTCCCTTCTTTCGTGGATTTACCAGCGAAGAGAAGGAGTCGATTTCACAGCTCAATGGGGCAAGATTTCTTAAATTTCAAAAAGGCGATCCTATTGTCAATGAAGATGATGAGGGGGACTCCTTTTTTATTATTCTTAAAGGAACCTTAGCGGTTTACAAACGCGGTATCGGTGACGCCGTAGCCACCCTTAAGGCGGGTAACCTGTTTGGTGAAATTGCCTTTTTAAGCCCCCGCAAACGTACCACCAGCGTGGTCTGTAATGATGATGTGTTCTTGATCGAATTTCATCGCAGCATGCTCAAAGATCTTCCTTTTGATGTGCGCGATAAAATTAAAGATAAATTGATTATGATTTTGATTAAACATCTGGATGATCTGCGCATTGTGATGGAAAAAAATGCAGGGGGTCCCACCAAAATCAGCCATGAAAATCCTTTTGAAAAAGCGCGGGAGCGTCAGGCTGCCGGTATGAATCGGGTAATCTATGAGGGTAAAGATGGCATGGTGATTACCCATCTTGGCGGGTTAAAGGCCAAAATTGTGAAGGGGGATAACGTTAAAGAAGTCGAGATGGTAAAGTTGAGTGAAAAACTCCCCAGTAACATGATGCGCGCCTTAGAGACCAAAGGGTTAGACCCCTCAGAATATTATGCTGGTGAAGGCTATTTGATCCCCAAAGCCGCAAGCCGGGCTTGGCACCAGGCCATGACCGCCGGTGCCGTGCAGTTGCGTGAGCAGCAGCAACAGATTGATCATTTTCAAAATATTGACAATCTCTACAGCTAA
- a CDS encoding anti-sigma factor family protein, which produces MECNPELVSAFLDGELEPVIRDAFIEHLLVCPECQILLAALGQLKGYMSGSCALDNPEDLTQRIMMTIHNGDTQAVVESGRGELPKTHSPKESFSETKPQAGLNRRR; this is translated from the coding sequence ATGGAGTGTAATCCAGAATTGGTATCGGCTTTTTTGGATGGTGAGTTGGAGCCGGTGATTCGAGATGCCTTTATTGAGCATCTGCTGGTCTGTCCCGAGTGTCAAATTTTGTTGGCCGCTTTGGGACAGCTCAAAGGCTATATGTCTGGATCCTGTGCACTGGATAATCCCGAGGATCTGACCCAACGTATCATGATGACCATCCATAATGGGGATACCCAAGCGGTGGTGGAGAGTGGGCGTGGAGAGTTGCCCAAAACGCATTCTCCCAAGGAGAGTTTCTCCGAAACCAAACCGCAAGCGGGCCTAAACCGCAGACGGTAA
- a CDS encoding chemotaxis protein gives MSINLMDEVDQRTNLAFTNQMEMLTFYLSDHQQYGINVFKIIEVIETPKQVTQVAKLHPAIVGSINFRDTMVTVLDLSAAMGLDAVAFRQEVSYIIICEYSNTVQGFLISQPNRLLQKSWKEIKRPGYGVLDQGFLTAITYDEEEHAIQILDIERILGEVLGISLEVSQEIVKQGTGIDFSQALVLIVDDSRAALKMLGNTLDKLKIPFVEQSCAEDALNYLHKNLDAEGRTPVNMIISDIEMPGMDGFTLTRTVKAHPELQSIPLILHSSMSNKANRDKAIKVGADDFVAKFKPDEIARAIMEHLGVMLPG, from the coding sequence ATGTCCATTAACCTTATGGATGAAGTGGATCAACGCACCAATCTGGCCTTTACCAACCAGATGGAGATGCTTACCTTCTATCTAAGCGATCATCAGCAATATGGAATTAATGTATTTAAAATCATTGAGGTTATTGAGACCCCTAAACAGGTTACACAGGTCGCTAAGCTCCACCCAGCCATTGTGGGTAGCATCAATTTTCGCGATACCATGGTAACAGTGCTCGACCTTAGCGCGGCGATGGGCCTGGATGCGGTAGCGTTTCGACAAGAGGTTAGTTACATCATTATTTGTGAATACAGCAACACCGTGCAGGGGTTTTTAATCAGTCAACCCAACCGATTGCTGCAAAAAAGTTGGAAAGAGATTAAACGTCCTGGTTATGGTGTGTTGGATCAAGGCTTTCTCACCGCCATTACCTATGACGAAGAAGAACATGCCATTCAAATTTTGGATATTGAGCGCATTCTAGGCGAAGTGTTGGGGATCTCCCTTGAGGTTTCTCAGGAGATCGTTAAGCAAGGTACAGGAATTGATTTTTCCCAGGCTTTGGTGTTGATCGTGGATGACTCGCGGGCGGCACTCAAAATGCTGGGGAACACCTTGGACAAGCTAAAAATACCTTTTGTGGAACAGAGCTGTGCAGAAGATGCCTTGAACTACCTGCATAAAAATTTGGACGCTGAAGGGCGTACTCCGGTCAACATGATTATCTCGGACATTGAAATGCCCGGCATGGATGGCTTTACGCTGACCCGTACCGTAAAAGCCCACCCGGAACTACAGAGCATTCCGCTTATCCTACACAGTTCTATGAGCAACAAGGCCAACCGGGATAAGGCGATTAAGGTTGGTGCGGATGATTTTGTGGCCAAATTCAAGCCCGATGAGATCGCCCGTGCCATTATGGAACATCTCGGGGTTATGTTGCCGGGATAG
- a CDS encoding GIY-YIG nuclease family protein: MAGFMASYVIEMQLSRPSEITIGALGCIRFQAGRYLYVGSAKRGWDARIARHMAPEKKLRWHVDYLTTHPQVVLQRAWMSEQDQECVTAQQLLLLPGVEVALPRMGASDCQCAAHCMRATHILSVRHRLKTLHYQLWQPPTKRSS; encoded by the coding sequence ATGGCAGGCTTCATGGCCAGTTATGTGATTGAGATGCAACTGAGTAGACCATCAGAGATTACCATAGGCGCGCTGGGGTGTATTCGTTTTCAGGCAGGGCGTTACCTCTATGTGGGATCAGCCAAGCGTGGCTGGGATGCCCGTATCGCGCGGCATATGGCTCCCGAAAAAAAGCTGCGTTGGCATGTTGACTATCTGACCACCCATCCCCAAGTGGTTTTGCAACGCGCTTGGATGAGTGAACAGGATCAAGAGTGCGTCACCGCCCAACAGTTGTTGCTTTTGCCTGGGGTTGAGGTGGCTCTACCACGCATGGGCGCTTCAGATTGCCAATGTGCGGCCCATTGTATGCGAGCAACCCATATTCTGTCGGTACGTCATCGACTAAAAACCCTGCATTACCAGTTGTGGCAGCCACCTACTAAGCGCTCTTCATAA
- a CDS encoding ABC transporter ATP-binding protein, translating into MLDHEPHQPPLPQQGNEKFTAPPPQPNMIEVDDLFFEYPGRRVLDGISFTLPRQSITALVGNNGVGKTTLMRSLAGLHPPFSGQIRVAGIDVIRHPRRCHRKIGYLADFFGLYDDLTVSQCLLHAARAHGLSPQDASQLRDGAVERLGLSAHINSRSGHLSRGLRQRLAIGQAIVHEPQVLLLDEPASGLDPDGRRALSQLLLELQEYGMTIMVSSHILAELEEYSSHMLVLRDRKHIDLQPIMPTPTTTERRLRLMLSQPYDPLLALLQAHPAISEIETNQHRATFLFLGSALDQQQLLHQLVVQQVPIYSLSEERLHLQDAYLRHMHSTPSEETALYAP; encoded by the coding sequence ATGCTAGATCACGAACCCCATCAGCCCCCTCTCCCCCAGCAAGGCAACGAGAAGTTCACGGCTCCCCCACCCCAACCCAATATGATTGAGGTGGATGATCTTTTTTTTGAATATCCTGGCCGCCGAGTCCTTGATGGCATTAGCTTTACCCTGCCACGTCAGAGCATTACCGCACTGGTTGGCAACAATGGTGTGGGCAAAACCACCCTCATGCGTTCCCTAGCCGGTCTGCACCCCCCCTTCTCGGGCCAAATACGGGTTGCTGGCATTGATGTCATCCGCCACCCGCGACGCTGCCATAGAAAAATTGGCTATCTGGCGGATTTTTTTGGGCTCTATGATGATCTCACCGTCTCTCAATGCCTGCTGCATGCCGCAAGGGCCCACGGTTTAAGCCCTCAAGATGCCTCGCAACTACGCGATGGAGCCGTAGAACGGCTGGGTTTAAGTGCCCACATTAATAGCCGCTCGGGGCACCTCTCTCGGGGTCTGCGGCAGCGGTTGGCGATTGGCCAAGCCATTGTGCATGAACCCCAAGTGTTACTGCTTGATGAACCCGCCTCCGGTTTAGACCCCGATGGCCGCCGGGCACTCTCGCAACTGCTGCTCGAATTGCAAGAGTATGGTATGACCATCATGGTCTCATCCCACATTCTTGCCGAGTTGGAGGAGTATTCCAGCCATATGCTGGTCCTACGGGACCGTAAACATATTGATTTGCAACCCATTATGCCAACGCCAACCACCACCGAACGGCGCTTACGCCTCATGCTTTCCCAGCCTTATGATCCCCTACTGGCTCTGTTGCAAGCCCATCCGGCCATTAGCGAAATTGAGACCAACCAACATCGCGCAACGTTCCTGTTCCTAGGCTCCGCTTTGGATCAGCAGCAATTGCTGCATCAATTGGTGGTACAACAGGTTCCCATCTACAGCCTTTCCGAGGAACGCTTGCACCTACAGGATGCCTATCTGCGCCATATGCACAGCACCCCCAGCGAAGAGACGGCCCTCTATGCGCCTTAA